One segment of Diaphorobacter sp. HDW4B DNA contains the following:
- a CDS encoding tripartite tricarboxylate transporter substrate binding protein, producing MKKLVYSALFLLGMAQFATAQTYPDKPITLVIPYTAAGITDTSGRLVAKKLSERLGQPIVIDNRPGAGGAVGAEYASRAKPDGYTLFMGTRGTQVTNAMIQKDVKIPPASDFASVYGFIDAATVIVVRADAPYKTLADLVAYAKANPGKLSYGTAGNGSAANLTGELFQDVAGIKMTHIPYRGSAPTVQDLLGGSIPVAFDYPATTANFIKSGRLRALAVVYGERIKSLPDVPTAAEAGIKGAESSSWMGIFAPVKTPKQVVERLSKEMGAVMQDPEVQQKISDMGAIPLQADSKGLDKLIDDDQKRWSEVLKRVTISSN from the coding sequence ATGAAGAAGCTTGTTTACTCTGCTTTGTTCCTGCTGGGCATGGCTCAGTTCGCCACCGCGCAGACCTATCCGGATAAGCCGATCACACTGGTGATCCCCTATACAGCCGCAGGCATCACCGACACTTCTGGACGCCTTGTCGCCAAGAAGCTGTCCGAACGTCTGGGTCAACCCATTGTGATCGACAACCGTCCGGGCGCAGGAGGTGCGGTCGGTGCCGAATACGCATCGCGCGCCAAGCCCGACGGGTACACGCTGTTCATGGGAACGCGCGGAACGCAAGTCACCAATGCGATGATCCAGAAGGACGTGAAGATCCCTCCCGCGAGCGATTTCGCATCGGTGTACGGATTCATCGATGCGGCCACGGTCATCGTGGTTCGTGCCGATGCGCCCTACAAGACCCTGGCCGATCTGGTCGCCTATGCGAAGGCCAATCCCGGCAAGCTGAGTTACGGAACGGCTGGCAATGGCTCCGCTGCCAATCTCACGGGTGAGCTGTTCCAGGACGTCGCCGGAATCAAGATGACCCACATCCCCTATCGCGGCAGTGCGCCGACCGTGCAGGATCTGCTGGGCGGTTCGATTCCGGTGGCGTTTGACTACCCTGCAACCACCGCCAACTTCATCAAGTCGGGACGCCTGCGTGCGCTGGCCGTCGTGTACGGTGAGCGCATCAAATCGCTGCCTGATGTCCCCACTGCCGCTGAAGCAGGAATCAAAGGCGCGGAATCATCCAGCTGGATGGGTATCTTCGCGCCCGTCAAAACGCCCAAACAGGTCGTGGAGCGTTTGAGCAAGGAGATGGGTGCGGTGATGCAGGACCCTGAAGTGCAGCAAAAAATTTCCGACATGGGTGCCATTCCGCTGCAGGCGGACAGCAAGGGACTGGACAAGTTGATCGATGACGATCAGAAGCGTTGGTCCGAAGTCCTCAAACGCGTGACGATCAGCTCCAACTGA
- a CDS encoding iron-containing alcohol dehydrogenase, giving the protein MNTPIIPPLPAGAYRHTLLERVVHGQAFEQAVLDEVLMVDAKRVLVIASPRAQESETLHRLRIALGDRHVGDFCGALPHVPVQCVREGALMANRLNADHLVAFGGGSVMDAAKAIALLVQSRNPTDIAPLLAPQNLSHVDPSRHAAGDDPWLRITAIPQTLSAAEFTWFAGVSDPDRKIKNIIAHAAMTPRCVILDPALTLEFPLATFLASGVKAIDHAVERLVSLTSHPMSDALSIHALRMLSQALPVVRSNPDDLHARQQCQLASWLSIAGGAAGVKTGASHALGHVLGAHAGIAHGLTSCALLAPVLRWNASSNHAQQSHVMSAIGESHADLGTWVEQLVKKLGLPTQLREMGVAKDELPDIAQKSLHDPGMRHNPRPVRSASDALEILQAAW; this is encoded by the coding sequence ATGAACACGCCCATCATTCCGCCCCTGCCTGCAGGCGCGTATCGGCACACGCTGCTCGAACGAGTGGTGCACGGTCAGGCATTCGAGCAAGCCGTTCTGGACGAGGTGCTGATGGTGGACGCCAAGCGGGTGCTGGTCATTGCCTCACCGCGAGCGCAGGAATCGGAGACGTTGCATCGACTGCGCATTGCGCTTGGAGATCGCCATGTGGGCGACTTCTGTGGTGCGCTGCCGCATGTGCCAGTGCAATGCGTTCGCGAGGGTGCTCTCATGGCGAATCGACTCAATGCAGACCATCTGGTCGCATTCGGTGGAGGCTCGGTCATGGATGCAGCCAAGGCGATCGCGCTGCTGGTGCAATCACGCAATCCAACGGATATCGCGCCATTGCTCGCTCCTCAGAACCTGAGTCATGTCGATCCGAGCCGACATGCCGCGGGCGATGACCCATGGTTGCGCATCACCGCCATTCCGCAGACCCTGTCGGCCGCCGAGTTCACTTGGTTCGCAGGCGTGAGCGATCCCGATCGCAAGATCAAGAACATCATCGCGCATGCGGCGATGACACCACGCTGCGTGATTCTCGACCCCGCGCTGACGTTGGAATTTCCGTTGGCAACTTTTCTCGCGAGCGGTGTGAAAGCCATCGACCATGCGGTGGAAAGACTCGTGTCGCTCACCAGTCACCCGATGTCGGATGCCTTGAGCATCCACGCTCTGCGCATGCTTTCACAAGCGCTGCCCGTGGTGCGCAGCAATCCGGACGACCTTCACGCGCGCCAGCAATGCCAACTGGCATCTTGGCTCTCGATCGCGGGCGGTGCTGCTGGGGTGAAGACTGGCGCGAGTCATGCACTCGGCCATGTACTGGGCGCGCATGCGGGCATTGCACATGGCCTGACCTCATGCGCGCTGCTGGCTCCCGTGCTTCGCTGGAACGCCAGTTCCAACCACGCTCAGCAGTCGCACGTGATGTCGGCTATCGGCGAATCACATGCGGATCTCGGCACCTGGGTAGAGCAACTGGTGAAAAAGCTGGGGCTGCCGACACAACTGCGTGAGATGGGTGTCGCAAAAGACGAGCTACCCGATATCGCGCAGAAAAGCCTGCATGACCCTGGCATGCGGCACAACCCACGCCCTGTACGAAGTGCATCCGACGCACTGGAGATTCTTCAAGCCGCTTGGTGA
- a CDS encoding CaiB/BaiF CoA-transferase family protein, with the protein MAPLQGIRILDFTELLPGPFLSQNLVEMGATVIKVERPPHGDNARLMAPGVFHAANRGKESIQIDLKSAQGREQVEQLLQTADVVLEAYRPGVMKRLGLDYASLSARYPKLIYASLSGYGQTGVRALWPGHDLNYQAASGALVLSGLPDGRPEHVFGLPVADLCGSMYGLSAVLAALFQRAQTGKGQYLDVALADCLAHWMNPRLGSFAAQGLDTVAQQRKDVLDKPAYGVFRCQDNQEITICALENHFWQRLVDVLKLSEFAAPAFMDYEHRAHHASAIRKAIAERVQTMGSAELHAALVAADVPVMLLVRPSGLLRESAAAGRQLQAHDGSGFLRFPVQLAGMSDVSGSNTAAP; encoded by the coding sequence ATGGCACCACTTCAAGGCATCCGTATTCTGGATTTCACGGAGCTTCTGCCGGGACCGTTCCTGTCGCAGAACCTCGTGGAAATGGGCGCAACGGTGATCAAGGTCGAACGTCCTCCGCATGGCGACAACGCACGTCTGATGGCTCCCGGTGTGTTCCACGCGGCCAACCGTGGCAAGGAAAGCATCCAGATCGATCTCAAGTCGGCTCAAGGGCGCGAGCAGGTTGAGCAATTGCTCCAAACCGCGGACGTCGTGCTCGAAGCCTATCGTCCCGGCGTGATGAAGCGACTCGGTTTGGACTACGCCTCGCTCAGCGCCAGGTATCCCAAACTGATCTACGCTTCACTCAGTGGCTACGGTCAGACAGGAGTGCGAGCCTTGTGGCCCGGCCACGACCTCAACTATCAGGCGGCCAGCGGCGCGCTCGTGCTGTCCGGTCTGCCCGATGGCAGACCAGAGCATGTCTTTGGGCTGCCTGTGGCGGACCTGTGCGGCTCCATGTACGGTCTGAGCGCCGTGCTGGCAGCACTGTTCCAACGCGCCCAGACAGGCAAGGGCCAGTATCTGGACGTGGCCCTTGCGGACTGCCTTGCGCACTGGATGAATCCGCGTCTGGGAAGCTTTGCAGCGCAAGGTCTCGACACCGTGGCACAGCAGCGCAAGGATGTGCTCGACAAACCTGCCTACGGCGTTTTCCGCTGCCAGGACAACCAGGAAATCACGATTTGCGCGCTGGAAAACCATTTCTGGCAACGCCTGGTCGACGTGTTGAAGCTATCGGAATTCGCGGCCCCGGCGTTCATGGATTATGAGCACCGAGCCCACCATGCCAGCGCAATTCGGAAGGCGATTGCAGAGCGTGTTCAGACGATGGGCAGTGCGGAACTCCATGCCGCGCTGGTGGCCGCAGATGTGCCTGTCATGCTGCTGGTGCGGCCGTCCGGCTTGCTGCGGGAAAGCGCCGCAGCCGGTCGCCAATTGCAGGCGCATGACGGGAGTGGATTTCTGCGCTTTCCCGTGCAGCTTGCCGGCATGTCCGACGTGAGCGGCAGCAATACGGCAGCGCCATGA
- a CDS encoding citryl-CoA lyase → MAVKTEIGYTTPDVITVRGKNLSTEIFGNFDFIDMIYWLNFSRMPEPREKAMANLILVAAADHGLTPSALSARLTFLGAPESVQGAVAAGLLGAGSRFLGTVQNVAEMYKKGAAELDDNASDEAVMECARQLVREYRASRTPISGLGHNIHVHGDPRVPVLRDISEQHGYFGKHWRLALAIPVVLEQERGKRLPLNGAGALGAIIADMGLDGIFGRGLMLVGRAAGLVAHIREEVESPTGQELWDLVLDQDPRNVKATSGY, encoded by the coding sequence ATGGCAGTCAAAACAGAAATCGGCTACACGACGCCCGACGTCATCACGGTGCGCGGCAAGAATCTGTCCACGGAGATTTTCGGGAATTTCGACTTCATCGACATGATCTACTGGCTCAACTTCTCGCGCATGCCCGAGCCGCGCGAGAAGGCCATGGCCAATCTGATTCTGGTCGCAGCCGCCGATCACGGCCTCACGCCCAGCGCACTGTCGGCACGGCTGACCTTTCTGGGTGCGCCCGAGTCGGTGCAAGGCGCGGTTGCGGCAGGTCTGTTGGGTGCTGGCAGCCGCTTTTTGGGAACCGTCCAGAACGTGGCCGAGATGTACAAGAAGGGCGCTGCTGAACTGGACGACAACGCGAGCGACGAGGCCGTGATGGAGTGCGCACGCCAACTGGTGCGTGAGTACCGCGCGAGCCGCACGCCGATCTCGGGCCTTGGTCACAACATCCATGTGCACGGCGATCCGCGCGTTCCGGTGCTGCGTGACATCTCCGAACAGCACGGCTATTTCGGCAAGCACTGGCGCCTGGCACTTGCCATCCCCGTGGTGTTGGAGCAGGAGCGCGGCAAGCGTCTGCCTTTGAACGGTGCGGGCGCACTGGGCGCGATCATCGCTGACATGGGTCTGGATGGCATCTTCGGCAGAGGACTGATGCTGGTCGGTCGCGCCGCAGGGTTGGTCGCCCACATCCGCGAAGAAGTCGAATCGCCAACGGGACAAGAGCTGTGGGATCTGGTGCTCGACCAGGATCCTCGCAACGTCAAGGCAACCAGCGGTTATTGA
- a CDS encoding acetate--CoA ligase family protein, with the protein MTDKPSLFSDLHLLFNPRSIALVGASSRSDSVGGRTLENLLDVSNLKGPLYLINPTKTEIRGLPCYASVRDLPEAPDVAIITVPAKSAIAALEDCAAKGAKFAIVLTSGFGETGEAGKQVEAQMRAIAERSGMRIYGPNCPGLNNINAKIGMSFSPAFRLDLTPGPIGLATQGGGLGRTVMQSMERGIGVAAWASSGNQADLEVSDFIHYMADAPDVKVIITVIEGFKSGEKFVAAVQHAAAKGKPVVALKVGKSEYGIRAAQSHTASITGSAQINSVVLKQLGVIEVDDMDELVDTAWLLARQLPTGKENLVIYGPSGGAVTLAADKVGSAGLKLSEFEPRTTQRLQAVLPDYAAIGNPVDVGTEIFTNSRLVDDTLEAIVQDPDVGLVLYTFPLDYGKVMRDNAESAVRVQANTDVPILPVWMSDRLGDGYHALVKAGLVPSRSLNNAVKAIGHWIEWGRWMKQRDPAFVPQPVSEPRTGAAAPTRTLTEAEGKQLLSDAGISFMDRAVAANVDEAVRLADKMGYPVVAKIVSPQIAHKSEVGGVVVGLADAQAVRAACEGILNSVKEKAPHASIDGLLIERMAGAGGMEVFVGVQRDEVFGPIMSFGLGGIYVEVFKDISRRMLPLTPSTCEAMVREVQCFPLLDGARGKPKCDLRALQALLLKVSEFVIANPHVQEIDLNPVWVGTQGQGAIPLDAVVIIEESVKNTSE; encoded by the coding sequence ATGACGGATAAACCCAGTCTTTTTTCGGATCTGCATCTTCTGTTCAATCCGCGCTCGATTGCGCTGGTGGGCGCGTCAAGTCGCAGCGACAGCGTGGGCGGACGTACGTTGGAGAACCTGCTGGATGTCTCCAACCTGAAGGGACCGCTCTATCTGATCAACCCCACCAAGACGGAAATCAGGGGGCTTCCCTGCTATGCGTCGGTACGCGATCTGCCCGAAGCGCCCGATGTGGCCATCATCACCGTGCCGGCCAAATCGGCCATCGCAGCATTGGAAGATTGCGCGGCGAAGGGTGCCAAGTTCGCCATCGTGCTGACTTCCGGGTTCGGTGAGACGGGCGAAGCGGGCAAGCAAGTCGAAGCGCAGATGCGCGCCATCGCCGAACGCAGTGGCATGCGCATCTATGGTCCGAACTGCCCTGGCCTCAACAACATCAATGCCAAGATCGGCATGTCGTTCTCGCCCGCCTTCCGTCTCGATTTGACTCCCGGCCCCATTGGTCTGGCAACGCAGGGCGGTGGCTTGGGTCGCACCGTCATGCAGTCCATGGAACGCGGCATTGGCGTGGCGGCTTGGGCGTCTTCCGGCAATCAGGCGGATCTGGAGGTGAGCGACTTCATCCACTACATGGCCGATGCACCCGATGTGAAGGTCATCATCACGGTGATCGAGGGCTTCAAGAGTGGCGAGAAGTTCGTCGCGGCCGTGCAGCATGCGGCCGCCAAGGGCAAGCCGGTCGTGGCACTCAAGGTCGGCAAGTCGGAGTACGGCATTCGCGCGGCGCAGTCGCACACGGCCTCCATCACAGGGTCAGCGCAAATCAACAGTGTGGTGCTCAAGCAGCTCGGTGTCATCGAAGTGGACGACATGGACGAGCTGGTCGATACCGCATGGTTGCTGGCTCGTCAGCTCCCGACGGGCAAGGAAAATCTGGTGATCTACGGCCCCTCGGGTGGTGCGGTCACGCTTGCGGCAGACAAGGTCGGCAGCGCGGGGTTGAAGCTCTCCGAATTCGAGCCACGCACGACTCAGCGCTTGCAAGCGGTGCTGCCGGACTATGCCGCCATCGGCAATCCGGTGGATGTGGGAACGGAAATCTTCACCAACTCACGCCTCGTGGATGACACGTTGGAAGCCATCGTCCAGGATCCGGATGTGGGTTTGGTGCTCTACACCTTCCCGCTTGACTACGGCAAGGTCATGCGCGACAACGCCGAAAGCGCGGTGCGCGTGCAGGCCAATACCGATGTGCCGATTCTCCCCGTGTGGATGAGCGATCGTCTGGGCGACGGTTATCACGCGCTGGTGAAAGCGGGTCTGGTCCCATCCCGTTCTCTGAACAATGCGGTAAAGGCCATTGGGCATTGGATCGAGTGGGGGCGCTGGATGAAGCAGCGCGATCCTGCATTCGTTCCGCAGCCTGTCAGCGAGCCACGCACTGGCGCAGCAGCTCCAACGCGCACTTTGACGGAAGCCGAAGGCAAGCAGTTGCTGTCGGATGCGGGCATCTCGTTCATGGACCGTGCGGTGGCCGCCAATGTCGATGAGGCCGTGCGTCTTGCAGACAAGATGGGCTATCCCGTGGTCGCCAAGATCGTGAGTCCGCAGATCGCTCACAAATCCGAAGTGGGTGGCGTGGTCGTGGGGCTGGCCGATGCGCAGGCAGTGCGCGCGGCATGCGAAGGCATTCTGAACTCGGTGAAGGAAAAGGCTCCGCACGCCAGCATCGATGGTTTGCTGATCGAGCGCATGGCTGGTGCTGGCGGCATGGAAGTGTTCGTGGGTGTGCAGCGCGATGAAGTGTTCGGCCCGATCATGAGTTTTGGTCTGGGCGGCATCTATGTGGAAGTGTTCAAGGACATCAGCCGCCGCATGCTGCCGCTCACGCCATCGACATGCGAGGCGATGGTGCGCGAGGTGCAGTGCTTTCCGCTGCTCGACGGCGCACGCGGCAAGCCGAAATGTGATCTCAGGGCCTTGCAGGCGCTGCTTCTCAAGGTGTCGGAATTCGTCATCGCCAACCCTCATGTGCAGGAAATCGACCTCAACCCGGTCTGGGTCGGAACCCAAGGTCAAGGCGCGATCCCGCTGGATGCGGTTGTGATCATCGAAGAGTCAGTCAAGAACACATCGGAGTAA
- a CDS encoding MaoC/PaaZ C-terminal domain-containing protein → MSQEQNIDSARRALDDIAPGHYFWEDLPMGFKYRTSSRTITEADIVSFAALTGDMNRAHVDDEAARSGPFGQRIAHGLLVVSYMAGLNTRTIINQLLEPSMLALLGTECRFLKPTFADDTITVDIEVVEARPSSKPDRGVVKFRRSAVNQRGEVVVECMVSMLFKRREAV, encoded by the coding sequence ATGTCACAAGAACAGAACATCGATTCAGCCCGGCGGGCGCTGGATGACATCGCCCCCGGCCACTACTTCTGGGAAGACCTGCCCATGGGCTTCAAGTACCGGACGTCCTCGCGCACCATTACCGAAGCGGACATCGTCTCGTTCGCCGCATTGACGGGTGACATGAACCGCGCTCACGTCGATGACGAAGCGGCCCGAAGCGGTCCGTTCGGTCAACGGATCGCACACGGTCTGCTGGTGGTGTCGTACATGGCAGGGCTCAACACCCGCACCATCATCAACCAACTGCTGGAGCCTTCCATGTTGGCGCTGTTGGGCACGGAGTGCCGATTTCTCAAGCCGACCTTTGCAGACGACACGATCACGGTGGACATCGAAGTGGTGGAGGCGCGTCCTTCGTCCAAGCCCGATCGCGGGGTGGTGAAGTTTCGGCGCAGCGCTGTGAATCAGCGTGGCGAGGTCGTTGTCGAATGCATGGTGAGCATGCTGTTCAAGCGCAGGGAGGCGGTATGA
- a CDS encoding acyl-CoA dehydrogenase family protein, translating to MNFDLTSEQLELQGQLRRFMQREVTPLIDECEANRRFPFELFPKLAEFGFMGGVLPESDGGLGIDYVTWSMMFGELGYHWLSLRTMLNCTNVPMLMLANKGTPEQKEKYLQPLIEGKSSIFTAITEPNVGSNPAAVQTRAELKGDHYVISGRKLWISNGLWGDIGIVVARTYSPDCDGKLSLFIVDAKESPFERRSVETMVLRCTGTAELGFYDVKVPRENLLGEEGEAMRVTLAGLDAGRLHIAHGAVGAAQSALDLATDFAKNRVQFGKPIGSFQLVQKHIVDMTMRVNAARALAYQASCAMQQGRATMECAIAKLYATEAAHEVANMALQVHGGQGYAVGYPIERIFRDTRGGTIPEGTTEIQTLIIGRSLLGMSAIV from the coding sequence CCAACCGTCGGTTCCCATTTGAACTGTTCCCCAAGCTTGCCGAGTTCGGCTTCATGGGCGGTGTGCTGCCCGAGTCGGACGGGGGTTTGGGCATCGACTATGTGACCTGGTCGATGATGTTTGGCGAACTGGGCTATCACTGGCTGTCGTTGCGCACCATGCTCAACTGCACCAACGTGCCGATGCTGATGCTGGCCAACAAGGGCACGCCCGAGCAGAAGGAAAAGTACCTCCAGCCGCTCATCGAAGGCAAGAGCTCCATCTTCACGGCCATCACCGAGCCGAATGTGGGCTCGAACCCTGCTGCCGTACAGACGCGTGCTGAGCTCAAGGGCGATCACTATGTCATCAGTGGTCGCAAGCTGTGGATCAGCAACGGCCTGTGGGGTGACATCGGCATCGTCGTTGCACGCACCTACAGCCCGGATTGCGATGGCAAGCTCTCGCTGTTCATTGTGGATGCCAAGGAGTCGCCGTTCGAGCGCCGCTCTGTGGAAACCATGGTGCTGCGCTGCACCGGCACAGCCGAGCTGGGCTTTTACGATGTGAAGGTGCCGCGTGAGAACTTGCTGGGCGAAGAAGGAGAGGCCATGCGCGTGACGCTGGCGGGTCTCGATGCGGGACGCCTGCACATCGCACACGGTGCGGTGGGCGCGGCGCAATCGGCACTCGATCTGGCGACCGACTTCGCGAAGAATCGCGTGCAGTTCGGCAAGCCGATCGGCAGTTTCCAGCTCGTGCAAAAGCACATTGTTGACATGACCATGCGCGTGAATGCCGCACGTGCACTGGCCTACCAGGCGTCGTGCGCCATGCAGCAAGGCCGGGCCACGATGGAATGCGCCATCGCCAAGCTGTATGCCACCGAGGCTGCACACGAAGTGGCGAACATGGCACTACAGGTCCACGGGGGACAGGGATACGCGGTGGGCTACCCCATCGAGCGCATCTTCCGTGATACGCGCGGGGGCACGATTCCCGAAGGCACGACGGAGATCCAGACGCTCATCATCGGGCGCAGTCTGCTCGGCATGTCGGCCATCGTCTGA